The following coding sequences are from one Ornithodoros turicata isolate Travis chromosome 1, ASM3712646v1, whole genome shotgun sequence window:
- the LOC135390566 gene encoding uncharacterized protein LOC135390566 yields the protein MAAHADKIMKVSPPQVAPIPAATSFSHAVASGPATCAVITDTHPSNLTGAVVQLQADLARLSTLVASSLARNDPRRRGSRSPRRRSRLYFVVDQASHTKFLVETGAEVSVLPASALDKQLDLTAVNNTGIPVYTQGSLTFNLGLGRNFPWLFLVVAVDRSILGADFLNHFRLTVDVARKRVADMFTSHSFPAASASDLPPPAGPTISALMLPYATILCDFPSLTCAPGWTKTVTHDSVLYINTTGAPVFARPRRLAPEKLKIARAEIDHMLSIGVARPSSSNWSSALHMVPKKTGDWRPCGDFRALNLVTTTDRYPLPRLQDFTSNLHGAKIFSKIDLMKAYHQRT from the exons ATGGCCGCTCACGCGGACAAGATAATGAAGGTCTCCCCGCCGCAAGTCGCTCCGATTCCTGCTGCCACCTCATTCTCCCACGCAGTTGCGTCTGGACCAGCCACTTGCGCCGTCATTACTGACACCCATCCTTCGAACCTCACGGGTGCTGTGGTGCAGCTGCAAGCGGATCTTGCCCGTCTTTCGACCCTGGTGGCTTCGTCACTCGCCCGCAACGACCCTCGGCGGCGAGGATCAAGGTCCCCACGGCGTC GCAGCCGACTTTACTTCGTGGTGGACCAGGCATCCCACACCAAATTCCTGGTCGAGACGGGCGCCGAAGTTAGCGTGCTCCCTGCCTCCGCCCTCGACAAACAGCTGGATCTCACTGCCGTCAACAATACCggaattcccgtgtacacgcaGGGCTCCCTCACCTTCAACCTAGGACTGGGACGAAACTTCCCATGGTTATTTTTGGTGGTCGCCGTCGACAGATCCATTTTGGGAGCAGATTTTCTGAATCACTTCCGCCTTACGGTCGACGTCGCTCGCAAGAGAGTCGCGGACATGTTCACCTCACACTCCTTTCCAGCAGCCTCGGCTAGCGACCTTCCCCCTCCGGCCGGCCCAACCATCTCTGCACTTATGTTGCCATATGCGACCATCCTGTGCGACTTTCCTAGCCTCACTTGTGCACCGGGCTGGACGAAGACGGTGACGCATGATTCCGTGCTCTATATCAACACCACTGGTGCACCCGTCTTCGCTCGCCCGCGTCGCTTGGCGCCCGAAAAGCTCAAGATAGCTCGCGCTGAGATCGACCACATGCTCTCCATTGGTGTCGCCCGTCCTTCTTCTAGCAACTGGTCATCCGCACTTCACATGGTGCCTAAGAAGACGGGGGACTGGCGCCCATGTGGCGACTTTCGTGCATTAAACCTGGTCACAACAACGGACCGGTATCCCCTTCCGAGGCTTCAAGATTTCACCAGCAACCTGCACGGCGCCAAAATCTTCAGCAAAATAGATCTAATGAAAGCGTACCACCAGAGGACATAA